A stretch of Aedes aegypti strain LVP_AGWG chromosome 2, AaegL5.0 Primary Assembly, whole genome shotgun sequence DNA encodes these proteins:
- the LOC5566796 gene encoding uncharacterized protein LOC5566796, with the protein MLVALRWLIAVVVLCEARHWDADRMLPNERNSLDDCRSRFHELIAAGAAAPAYGKPALIKEFAHMGAIGWTQTDGKVLWHCGGTLIWMDYVLTAAHCIVDHRDVRPDIVRFGDLNLETDDDDEYAQQYKIIQIFRHPLHRFGVKYHDIALLKLESSVRLHDTVCPACLWVNDEIRFKELVATGWGSTGQFEERTPSLLKVSLKPIANSKCETFYYSELVRGLKTGLHENHLCAVDEKMDTCEGDSGGPLQVKLQHHRSLTPFVVAVTSFGLPCGLSNPGVYTKIAPYHDWIVSTMRQNGAAVQDDVFNATFCALRFQNYREDIYSTPINKTHVWEQSGYTDHIYKTEPPTYLVKLMWNVTGGPQNCYGTIIDENTVLTVADCVHHQGIPASSVSHPQGVVNIAKINVHPQYNPSYGYYNMAILRLETLFSFIYIRPACIDYGNYSRFAPDSVFGMGRTDIYNCINFPDCIDPSLIPLIVYVEPKDNTSCIIPRDFESRFPNGITSELICAGTDQFLVPGACDLKLGSSYSRVVKIMSSTFLTIDREITTKGNKYPPLDGLVQIGRDCGYGEHLVVTNPRSHLKWMERVLLPKSTTANAVQFLDPGRREGDPCIDTYKVPGRCTSISRCQRKWKQFELTKQASFCSSTSIICCPHDDIDKDAWSNKHIRLNKCPKLVHALLPEKNGAPMVRIFDSGSRYICMGAIVSDRTILTSASCVDSAKSISIQPLERVGNFIQVQKIVPHSAYNATDYSNDIAILRIKHSLTWSPRLHPICLWSNKTYSPLIVEMLHPFNNSGSYIEYLELLTMYNSDCQRTHAYQLRDSHICVKYPYREYTCFPSHSMLRWEDAEGIPYLIGLSTDTRECTEWYYMTFSRIVAFFDWIVDNIAEEEIKRSFKVQ; encoded by the exons ATGCTCGTTGCACTAAGGTGGTTAATTGCTGTGGTTGTGCTTTGCGAAG CTCGACATTGGGATGCGGATCGAATGCTACCGAATGAACGAAATTCTTTGGATG ATTGTAGATCACGTTTTCATGAATTGATTGCAGCGGGGGCAGCTGCCCCTGCATACGGGAAGCCGGCGCTCATTAAAGAGTTCGCACATATGGGAGCCATAGGGTGGACCCAAACAGATGGAAAAGTATTGTGGCATTGCGGAGGAACATTGATCTGGATGGACTATGTTCTTACAGCGGCGCATTGCATTGTAGATCATAG AGATGTACGACCTGATATTGTGCGGTTTGgcgatttgaatttggagaccgatgatgacgatgaataCGCTCagcaatataaaattattcagaTATTCAGACACCCGTTACATCGGTTCGGTGTGAAGTACCATGACATTGCTCTGCTGAAACTGGAAAGCTCTGTTAG ATTGCACGATACAGTTTGTCCAGCTTGCCTTTGGGTCAATGATGAGATACGTTTTAAAGAGCTTGTCGCCACGGGATGGGGCAGCACTGGTCAAT TTGAGGAGCGCACACCTTCTCTGTTGAAAGTTTCGCTAAAACCCATAGCAAATTCCAAATGTGAAACGTTCTATTACAGTGAGTTGGTTCGAGGATTGAAAACAGGACTTCACGAAAACCATCTGTGTGCTGTCGATGAAAAGATGGACACATGCGAA GGTGATTCTGGTGGTCCACTTCAAGTCAAATTGCAACATCATAGGAGCCTCACACCATTTGTAGTGGCAGTAACTTCATTTGGATTACCTTGCGGATTATCAAATCCTGGAGTATACACAAAAATAGCACCGTATCATGACTGGATTGTTTCAACTATGCGCCAAAACGGCGCTGCTGTCCAGG atGACGTTTTCAACGCTACATTCTGTGCATTACGTTTCCAAAATTATCGTGAAGATATTTACTCTACTCCGATCAACAAAACACATGTGTGGGAGCAATCTGGTTATACTGATCATATTTATAAGACAGAACCTCCTACCTATCTCGTTAAGTTAATGTGGAACGTTACCGGAGGGCCTCAAAATTGCTACGGTACAATCATTGATGAAAATACAGTTCTCACAGTAGCTGATTGCGTCCATCATCAAGG GATTCCAGCATCGTCTGTTTCCCACCCGCAAGGTGTTGTAAATATCGCAAAAATAAATGTGCATCCCCAATACAACCCCAGTTACGGTTATTATAATATGGCCATTCTACGTTTGGAAACACTATTCAGTTTCATATACATTCGACCAGCTTGCATAGATTACGGCAACTACTCAAGATTTGCGCCAGATAGCGTCTTTGGAATGGGAAGGACAGACATTTATAACTGTATCAATTTTCCAGATTGTATAG ATCCATCCTTGATACCTCTGATAGTTTACGTAGAACCAAAGGACAACACAAGTTGCATAATACCCCGAGATTTTGAATCGAGGTTTCCGAACGGCATTACTAGTGAACTTATCTGTGCCGGGACTGATCAATTTCTGGTACCAGGAGCTTGCGATCTAAAGCTTGGAAGCTCATATTCTAGAGTTGTAAAAATTATGAGTAGTACATTTTTAACTATAGATAGAGAAATAACTACAAAAGGTAACAAGTATCCTCCGCTGGATGGTTTGGTACAAATTGGACGGGATTGTGGATACGGAGAGCATTTGGTGGTAACGAACCCTCGAAGCCATTTAAAATGGATGGAGCGTGTATTGCTTCCGAAAAGCACTACTGCAAATGCAGTTCAGTTCCTGGACCCAGGTCGCCGTGAAGGAGATCCATGTATTGATACTTACAAAGTTCCGGGAAGGTGCACATCAATATCGCGATGTCAGCGAAAGTGGAAACAATTTGAGCTCACAAAACAGGCATCTTTCTGCTCTTCAACTTCAATAATCTGTTGTCCTCACGATGATATCGATAAAGATGCCTGGAGTAACAAGCACATTCGTTTGAATAAATGCCCCAAACTCGTTCATGCTTTGCTACCAGAGAAGAATGGTGCACCAATG GTTCGAATATTTGATAGTGGAAGCCGCTACATCTGTATGGGTGCTATAGTTTCCGACCGCACGATTTTAACTTCTGCTAGCTGCGTAGACTCTGCGAAATCTATATCTATTCAACCGCTCGAAAGAGTTGGTAATTTCATTCAAGTTCAAAAAATCGTGCCGCACAGTGCCTACAACGCAACAGATTACAGTAACGATATCGCTATATTGCGAATTAAACACTCTCTGACTTGGAGCCCAAGATTGCATCCAATTTGCTTGTGGAGCAACAAAACTTATTCTCCACTTATAGTGGAAATGCTTCATCCATTCAATAATAGTGGCAGCTATATCGAATACCTCGAGCTACTAACCATGTACAATTCCGACTGTCAAAGGACACATGCTTATCAGCTGCGAGATTCGCATATTTGTGTCAAATACCCTTATCGAGAATATACATGCTTTCCCTCGCACAGTATGCTTCGGTGGGAAGATGCTGAAGGTATTCCCTACCTAATTGGTCTATCAACGGATACCAGAGAATGCACGGAATGGTATTACATGACCTTTTCTCGGATCGTGGCGTTTTTCGACTGGATTGTGGACAACATAGCTGAAGAGGAAATAAAACGATCGTTCAAAGTGCAATGA
- the LOC5566815 gene encoding uncharacterized protein LOC5566815 isoform X3 produces the protein MVSRIKNELWLLFLIGCIIHDDERTSLDDCHLRYYQFDRGGGGGIGGIPATQFEFAHMGAIGWIQSEDGKILWQCGGSLIWENFVLTAAHCVVDSSNTPPNVVRFGDLDIFSTVGDEFAQQIKIAEIIRHPSHRFAGHYHDVALLRLEKSVIITNAVIPACLWLDNEVWFKRIHATGWGNVGFIGNQSAVLLKMELDPISLEECGKVYNNGTTRKLGRGLADHHICAFHPVADTCEGDSGGPLQVKLVHNMRQTPFIIGVTSFGLICGTSTPGVYTRVASYHQWIINTMRDRGAAVDENTFNSTTCVHRYVEHREFYEGVVAHRGGNGSVELNVFNYMFSWNYGKPRELVKLRWPKGRSQSNCYGVVVDEDTVLTVADCVESNGIPVDHIEVEPTTIVKISKVLIHPSYRKGSSYNNIAVLKLGSLLDFQDGTYPTCIWSEQKWPFGDALVLGEGRRDLVTAIYPSGSFEIDPSYGFVRLRSVIRNSTSCMIGDREQSKVKNGIPQELVCAGYDFYIVPEMCNLVVGAGLKRTMTRIEREYTFTMALSQFGRDCGVGEHMIATRLASHAEWLKSILLPKPQNPGSNVQFLDSDLRERDICEVNENTPGKCVQVSECLNYWENVVPRGGATFCSSSNVICCPATLTASQIFRNRETELERCPSLLRGLKSPIENGSLVQIGFDTKDWYDFRCVGSIITKQLILATASCFGDEVPLVVRLSVNETIVPIKSIVKHKQYNVTDKSNDVALIQLASPLTWNAYVFPTCLWMNQTHTPLVMRLIELDGVSFSTKFVIPQYNTDCQRAHPYRLQRTQLCVREPYFAKTCAKAGDVLRSEREGGVSYVVGLAQSSENCDTRTYITLTRISQQLEWIKRALDEDFWVV, from the exons ATGGTATCGAGGATAAAAAATGAACTGTGGTTGCTATTTTTAATTGGCTGCATCATCCACGATG ATGAACGTACTTCGCTAGATG ATTGCCATCTACGATACTACCAGTTCGATAGAGGTGGAGGAGGAGGTATCGGTGGAATTCCTGCGACTCAGTTCGAGTTTGCCCATATGGGAGCAATTGGATGGATCCAATCAGAAGATGGCAAGATTCTTTGGCAATGTGGAGGATCTTTGATTTGGGAAAATTTCGTCTTAACCGCAGCGCATTGCGTTGTTGATTCAAG CAATACTCCCCCAAACGTGGTAAGATTTGGagatttggatattttttcaacGGTCGGCGATGAATTTGCTCAGCAGATCAAAATTGCGGAGATAATTCGACATCCAAGTCATAGATTCGCAGGTCATTATCACGATGTGGCTTTGTTGCGGTTGGAAAAAAGCGTCAT AATAACTAATGCGGTGATCCCTGCCTGTTTATGGTTAGACAATGAGGTATGGTTCAAACGAATACATGCGACTGGTTGGGGCAATGTTGGGTTTA TTGGAAATCAATCAGCAGTTTTGTTGAAAATGGAACTTGACCCAATATCACTTGAAGAGTGTGGTAAGGTTTATAATAATGGCACTACTCGAAAACTGGGCCGTGGATTGGCCGATCATCATATTTGTGCCTTTCATCCCGTAGCTGATACATGTGAG GGTGATTCCGGCGGACCGCTTCAAGTGAAATTGGTGCATAACATGCGTCAAACTCCGTTCATCATTGGCGTCACTTCATTCGGGTTGATCTGTGGGACATCTACCCCTGGTGTCTACACCCGAGTAGCGAGCTACCACCAATGGATCATCAATACCATGCGAGATCGTGGAGCGGCAGTTGATG AAAACACTTTCAACTCAACTACATGCGTCCACAGATACGTTGAGCATCGTGAGTTCTACGAAGGAGTTGTGGCACATCGGGGTGGTAACGGATCTGTGGAGTTAAATGTCTTCAACTACATGTTTAGCTGGAATTACGGTAAGCCGCGGGAGCTAGTGAAACTCCGATGGCCTAAAGGGAGAAGTCAGAGCAATTGCTACGGCGTGGTCGTTGATGAGGACACGGTTTTGACGGTGGCGGATTGTGTAGAATCCAATGG AATTCCTGTAGATCATATAGAGGTAGAACCAACAACGATTGTGAAAATTTCGAAGGTTTTGATCCATCCTAGTTATAGGAAAGGATCAAGTTACAACAATATTGCCGTTTTAAAATTGGGCTCACTGTTGGACTTCCAGGATGGAACTTATCCGACGTGCATCTGGTCAGAACAAAAGTGGCCTTTTGGTGATGCTTTGGTGCTTGGTGAGGGAAGGAGAGATCTTGTTACAGCTATATACCCTAGTGGAAGTTTTGAAATAG ATCCCTCATATGGATTCGTCAGACTTCGAAGTGTTATTCGGAATAGTACCAGTTGCATGATTGGCGATCGTGAGCAGTCAAAGGTAAAAAATGGAATACCCCAAGAGCTCGTTTGCGCCGGATATGACTTCTACATTGTGCCGGAAATGTGTAACTTAGTAGTCGGAGCTGGTCTAAAAAGAACAATGACGAGAATAGAGCGCGAGTATACATTTACAATGGCTTTGTCTCAGTTTGGACGAGATTGTGGCGTCGGAGAACATATGATTGCCACTCGCTTGGCTAGTCACGCCGAATGGTTGAAATCAATCCTACTACCGAAGCCTCAGAATCCCGGAAGTAATGTACAGTTTTTGGACTCTGATCTTAGAGAAAGGGATATCTGTGAGGTTAATGAAAATACACCAGGAAAATGTGTCCAGGTATCGGAATGCTTGAATTACTGGGAAAATGTCGTACCTCGAGGGGGAGCGACATTCTGTTCTAGCAGTAACGTGATCTGTTGTCCTGCTACACTAACCGCCAGTCAAATTTTCAGGAACAGAGAGACTGAACTAGAACGTTGCCCATCTCTTTTACGTGGTTTGAAATCACCTATTGAAAACGGATCATTG GTTCAAATTGGATTCGATACTAAGGATTGGTATGATTTTCGTTGCGTTGGATCGATAATCACGAAACAACTTATACTTGCCACGGCTAGCTGCTTTGGCGATGAAGTACCGCTTGTAGTGCGCCTCTCAGTCAACGAGACAATCGTTCCAATAAAATCTATCGTAAAACACAAGCAATACAATGTAACTGATAAATCTAATGATGTTGCTCTTATTCAACTGGCTAGTCCCCTTACTTGGAATGCCTATGTTTTTCCGACATGTCTTTGGATGAACCAAACACATACGCCCCTGGTAATGAGGTTGATTGAACTTG ATGGAGTTTCGTTCAGCACCAAATTTGTGATCCCTCAATACAACACAGACTGTCAACGAGCGCACCCATATCGCTTGCAGAGAACGCAACTGTGTGTCCGAGAACCGTACTTTGCGAAAACGTGTGCCAAGGCAGGCGATGTATTGCGATCGGAAAGAGAAGGTGGGGTTTCCTATGTGGTTGGATTGGCCCAGTCTAGCGAGAACTGTGATACCCGAACATACATCACACTTACCAGGATATCCCAGCAGTTGGAGTGGATTAAACGGGCTCTAGATGAAGATTTCTGGGTTGTCTGA
- the LOC5566815 gene encoding uncharacterized protein LOC5566815 isoform X2: MMYQQANSGAYFLRRKENFLAVVGELHSGESLFLPDERTSLDDCHLRYYQFDRGGGGGIGGIPATQFEFAHMGAIGWIQSEDGKILWQCGGSLIWENFVLTAAHCVVDSSNTPPNVVRFGDLDIFSTVGDEFAQQIKIAEIIRHPSHRFAGHYHDVALLRLEKSVIITNAVIPACLWLDNEVWFKRIHATGWGNVGFIGNQSAVLLKMELDPISLEECGKVYNNGTTRKLGRGLADHHICAFHPVADTCEGDSGGPLQVKLVHNMRQTPFIIGVTSFGLICGTSTPGVYTRVASYHQWIINTMRDRGAAVDENTFNSTTCVHRYVEHREFYEGVVAHRGGNGSVELNVFNYMFSWNYGKPRELVKLRWPKGRSQSNCYGVVVDEDTVLTVADCVESNGIPVDHIEVEPTTIVKISKVLIHPSYRKGSSYNNIAVLKLGSLLDFQDGTYPTCIWSEQKWPFGDALVLGEGRRDLVTAIYPSGSFEIDPSYGFVRLRSVIRNSTSCMIGDREQSKVKNGIPQELVCAGYDFYIVPEMCNLVVGAGLKRTMTRIEREYTFTMALSQFGRDCGVGEHMIATRLASHAEWLKSILLPKPQNPGSNVQFLDSDLRERDICEVNENTPGKCVQVSECLNYWENVVPRGGATFCSSSNVICCPATLTASQIFRNRETELERCPSLLRGLKSPIENGSLVQIGFDTKDWYDFRCVGSIITKQLILATASCFGDEVPLVVRLSVNETIVPIKSIVKHKQYNVTDKSNDVALIQLASPLTWNAYVFPTCLWMNQTHTPLVMRLIELDGVSFSTKFVIPQYNTDCQRAHPYRLQRTQLCVREPYFAKTCAKAGDVLRSEREGGVSYVVGLAQSSENCDTRTYITLTRISQQLEWIKRALDEDFWVV, encoded by the exons atgatgtatcagcaggcgaattccggcgcgtattttcttcgaagaaaagaaaattttcttgcag TTGTTGGTGAACTGCATTCTGGTGAATCCCTCTTCCTTCCAGATGAACGTACTTCGCTAGATG ATTGCCATCTACGATACTACCAGTTCGATAGAGGTGGAGGAGGAGGTATCGGTGGAATTCCTGCGACTCAGTTCGAGTTTGCCCATATGGGAGCAATTGGATGGATCCAATCAGAAGATGGCAAGATTCTTTGGCAATGTGGAGGATCTTTGATTTGGGAAAATTTCGTCTTAACCGCAGCGCATTGCGTTGTTGATTCAAG CAATACTCCCCCAAACGTGGTAAGATTTGGagatttggatattttttcaacGGTCGGCGATGAATTTGCTCAGCAGATCAAAATTGCGGAGATAATTCGACATCCAAGTCATAGATTCGCAGGTCATTATCACGATGTGGCTTTGTTGCGGTTGGAAAAAAGCGTCAT AATAACTAATGCGGTGATCCCTGCCTGTTTATGGTTAGACAATGAGGTATGGTTCAAACGAATACATGCGACTGGTTGGGGCAATGTTGGGTTTA TTGGAAATCAATCAGCAGTTTTGTTGAAAATGGAACTTGACCCAATATCACTTGAAGAGTGTGGTAAGGTTTATAATAATGGCACTACTCGAAAACTGGGCCGTGGATTGGCCGATCATCATATTTGTGCCTTTCATCCCGTAGCTGATACATGTGAG GGTGATTCCGGCGGACCGCTTCAAGTGAAATTGGTGCATAACATGCGTCAAACTCCGTTCATCATTGGCGTCACTTCATTCGGGTTGATCTGTGGGACATCTACCCCTGGTGTCTACACCCGAGTAGCGAGCTACCACCAATGGATCATCAATACCATGCGAGATCGTGGAGCGGCAGTTGATG AAAACACTTTCAACTCAACTACATGCGTCCACAGATACGTTGAGCATCGTGAGTTCTACGAAGGAGTTGTGGCACATCGGGGTGGTAACGGATCTGTGGAGTTAAATGTCTTCAACTACATGTTTAGCTGGAATTACGGTAAGCCGCGGGAGCTAGTGAAACTCCGATGGCCTAAAGGGAGAAGTCAGAGCAATTGCTACGGCGTGGTCGTTGATGAGGACACGGTTTTGACGGTGGCGGATTGTGTAGAATCCAATGG AATTCCTGTAGATCATATAGAGGTAGAACCAACAACGATTGTGAAAATTTCGAAGGTTTTGATCCATCCTAGTTATAGGAAAGGATCAAGTTACAACAATATTGCCGTTTTAAAATTGGGCTCACTGTTGGACTTCCAGGATGGAACTTATCCGACGTGCATCTGGTCAGAACAAAAGTGGCCTTTTGGTGATGCTTTGGTGCTTGGTGAGGGAAGGAGAGATCTTGTTACAGCTATATACCCTAGTGGAAGTTTTGAAATAG ATCCCTCATATGGATTCGTCAGACTTCGAAGTGTTATTCGGAATAGTACCAGTTGCATGATTGGCGATCGTGAGCAGTCAAAGGTAAAAAATGGAATACCCCAAGAGCTCGTTTGCGCCGGATATGACTTCTACATTGTGCCGGAAATGTGTAACTTAGTAGTCGGAGCTGGTCTAAAAAGAACAATGACGAGAATAGAGCGCGAGTATACATTTACAATGGCTTTGTCTCAGTTTGGACGAGATTGTGGCGTCGGAGAACATATGATTGCCACTCGCTTGGCTAGTCACGCCGAATGGTTGAAATCAATCCTACTACCGAAGCCTCAGAATCCCGGAAGTAATGTACAGTTTTTGGACTCTGATCTTAGAGAAAGGGATATCTGTGAGGTTAATGAAAATACACCAGGAAAATGTGTCCAGGTATCGGAATGCTTGAATTACTGGGAAAATGTCGTACCTCGAGGGGGAGCGACATTCTGTTCTAGCAGTAACGTGATCTGTTGTCCTGCTACACTAACCGCCAGTCAAATTTTCAGGAACAGAGAGACTGAACTAGAACGTTGCCCATCTCTTTTACGTGGTTTGAAATCACCTATTGAAAACGGATCATTG GTTCAAATTGGATTCGATACTAAGGATTGGTATGATTTTCGTTGCGTTGGATCGATAATCACGAAACAACTTATACTTGCCACGGCTAGCTGCTTTGGCGATGAAGTACCGCTTGTAGTGCGCCTCTCAGTCAACGAGACAATCGTTCCAATAAAATCTATCGTAAAACACAAGCAATACAATGTAACTGATAAATCTAATGATGTTGCTCTTATTCAACTGGCTAGTCCCCTTACTTGGAATGCCTATGTTTTTCCGACATGTCTTTGGATGAACCAAACACATACGCCCCTGGTAATGAGGTTGATTGAACTTG ATGGAGTTTCGTTCAGCACCAAATTTGTGATCCCTCAATACAACACAGACTGTCAACGAGCGCACCCATATCGCTTGCAGAGAACGCAACTGTGTGTCCGAGAACCGTACTTTGCGAAAACGTGTGCCAAGGCAGGCGATGTATTGCGATCGGAAAGAGAAGGTGGGGTTTCCTATGTGGTTGGATTGGCCCAGTCTAGCGAGAACTGTGATACCCGAACATACATCACACTTACCAGGATATCCCAGCAGTTGGAGTGGATTAAACGGGCTCTAGATGAAGATTTCTGGGTTGTCTGA
- the LOC5566815 gene encoding uncharacterized protein LOC5566815 isoform X1, translated as MVSRIKNELWLLFLIGCIIHDVVGELHSGESLFLPDERTSLDDCHLRYYQFDRGGGGGIGGIPATQFEFAHMGAIGWIQSEDGKILWQCGGSLIWENFVLTAAHCVVDSSNTPPNVVRFGDLDIFSTVGDEFAQQIKIAEIIRHPSHRFAGHYHDVALLRLEKSVIITNAVIPACLWLDNEVWFKRIHATGWGNVGFIGNQSAVLLKMELDPISLEECGKVYNNGTTRKLGRGLADHHICAFHPVADTCEGDSGGPLQVKLVHNMRQTPFIIGVTSFGLICGTSTPGVYTRVASYHQWIINTMRDRGAAVDENTFNSTTCVHRYVEHREFYEGVVAHRGGNGSVELNVFNYMFSWNYGKPRELVKLRWPKGRSQSNCYGVVVDEDTVLTVADCVESNGIPVDHIEVEPTTIVKISKVLIHPSYRKGSSYNNIAVLKLGSLLDFQDGTYPTCIWSEQKWPFGDALVLGEGRRDLVTAIYPSGSFEIDPSYGFVRLRSVIRNSTSCMIGDREQSKVKNGIPQELVCAGYDFYIVPEMCNLVVGAGLKRTMTRIEREYTFTMALSQFGRDCGVGEHMIATRLASHAEWLKSILLPKPQNPGSNVQFLDSDLRERDICEVNENTPGKCVQVSECLNYWENVVPRGGATFCSSSNVICCPATLTASQIFRNRETELERCPSLLRGLKSPIENGSLVQIGFDTKDWYDFRCVGSIITKQLILATASCFGDEVPLVVRLSVNETIVPIKSIVKHKQYNVTDKSNDVALIQLASPLTWNAYVFPTCLWMNQTHTPLVMRLIELDGVSFSTKFVIPQYNTDCQRAHPYRLQRTQLCVREPYFAKTCAKAGDVLRSEREGGVSYVVGLAQSSENCDTRTYITLTRISQQLEWIKRALDEDFWVV; from the exons ATGGTATCGAGGATAAAAAATGAACTGTGGTTGCTATTTTTAATTGGCTGCATCATCCACGATG TTGTTGGTGAACTGCATTCTGGTGAATCCCTCTTCCTTCCAGATGAACGTACTTCGCTAGATG ATTGCCATCTACGATACTACCAGTTCGATAGAGGTGGAGGAGGAGGTATCGGTGGAATTCCTGCGACTCAGTTCGAGTTTGCCCATATGGGAGCAATTGGATGGATCCAATCAGAAGATGGCAAGATTCTTTGGCAATGTGGAGGATCTTTGATTTGGGAAAATTTCGTCTTAACCGCAGCGCATTGCGTTGTTGATTCAAG CAATACTCCCCCAAACGTGGTAAGATTTGGagatttggatattttttcaacGGTCGGCGATGAATTTGCTCAGCAGATCAAAATTGCGGAGATAATTCGACATCCAAGTCATAGATTCGCAGGTCATTATCACGATGTGGCTTTGTTGCGGTTGGAAAAAAGCGTCAT AATAACTAATGCGGTGATCCCTGCCTGTTTATGGTTAGACAATGAGGTATGGTTCAAACGAATACATGCGACTGGTTGGGGCAATGTTGGGTTTA TTGGAAATCAATCAGCAGTTTTGTTGAAAATGGAACTTGACCCAATATCACTTGAAGAGTGTGGTAAGGTTTATAATAATGGCACTACTCGAAAACTGGGCCGTGGATTGGCCGATCATCATATTTGTGCCTTTCATCCCGTAGCTGATACATGTGAG GGTGATTCCGGCGGACCGCTTCAAGTGAAATTGGTGCATAACATGCGTCAAACTCCGTTCATCATTGGCGTCACTTCATTCGGGTTGATCTGTGGGACATCTACCCCTGGTGTCTACACCCGAGTAGCGAGCTACCACCAATGGATCATCAATACCATGCGAGATCGTGGAGCGGCAGTTGATG AAAACACTTTCAACTCAACTACATGCGTCCACAGATACGTTGAGCATCGTGAGTTCTACGAAGGAGTTGTGGCACATCGGGGTGGTAACGGATCTGTGGAGTTAAATGTCTTCAACTACATGTTTAGCTGGAATTACGGTAAGCCGCGGGAGCTAGTGAAACTCCGATGGCCTAAAGGGAGAAGTCAGAGCAATTGCTACGGCGTGGTCGTTGATGAGGACACGGTTTTGACGGTGGCGGATTGTGTAGAATCCAATGG AATTCCTGTAGATCATATAGAGGTAGAACCAACAACGATTGTGAAAATTTCGAAGGTTTTGATCCATCCTAGTTATAGGAAAGGATCAAGTTACAACAATATTGCCGTTTTAAAATTGGGCTCACTGTTGGACTTCCAGGATGGAACTTATCCGACGTGCATCTGGTCAGAACAAAAGTGGCCTTTTGGTGATGCTTTGGTGCTTGGTGAGGGAAGGAGAGATCTTGTTACAGCTATATACCCTAGTGGAAGTTTTGAAATAG ATCCCTCATATGGATTCGTCAGACTTCGAAGTGTTATTCGGAATAGTACCAGTTGCATGATTGGCGATCGTGAGCAGTCAAAGGTAAAAAATGGAATACCCCAAGAGCTCGTTTGCGCCGGATATGACTTCTACATTGTGCCGGAAATGTGTAACTTAGTAGTCGGAGCTGGTCTAAAAAGAACAATGACGAGAATAGAGCGCGAGTATACATTTACAATGGCTTTGTCTCAGTTTGGACGAGATTGTGGCGTCGGAGAACATATGATTGCCACTCGCTTGGCTAGTCACGCCGAATGGTTGAAATCAATCCTACTACCGAAGCCTCAGAATCCCGGAAGTAATGTACAGTTTTTGGACTCTGATCTTAGAGAAAGGGATATCTGTGAGGTTAATGAAAATACACCAGGAAAATGTGTCCAGGTATCGGAATGCTTGAATTACTGGGAAAATGTCGTACCTCGAGGGGGAGCGACATTCTGTTCTAGCAGTAACGTGATCTGTTGTCCTGCTACACTAACCGCCAGTCAAATTTTCAGGAACAGAGAGACTGAACTAGAACGTTGCCCATCTCTTTTACGTGGTTTGAAATCACCTATTGAAAACGGATCATTG GTTCAAATTGGATTCGATACTAAGGATTGGTATGATTTTCGTTGCGTTGGATCGATAATCACGAAACAACTTATACTTGCCACGGCTAGCTGCTTTGGCGATGAAGTACCGCTTGTAGTGCGCCTCTCAGTCAACGAGACAATCGTTCCAATAAAATCTATCGTAAAACACAAGCAATACAATGTAACTGATAAATCTAATGATGTTGCTCTTATTCAACTGGCTAGTCCCCTTACTTGGAATGCCTATGTTTTTCCGACATGTCTTTGGATGAACCAAACACATACGCCCCTGGTAATGAGGTTGATTGAACTTG ATGGAGTTTCGTTCAGCACCAAATTTGTGATCCCTCAATACAACACAGACTGTCAACGAGCGCACCCATATCGCTTGCAGAGAACGCAACTGTGTGTCCGAGAACCGTACTTTGCGAAAACGTGTGCCAAGGCAGGCGATGTATTGCGATCGGAAAGAGAAGGTGGGGTTTCCTATGTGGTTGGATTGGCCCAGTCTAGCGAGAACTGTGATACCCGAACATACATCACACTTACCAGGATATCCCAGCAGTTGGAGTGGATTAAACGGGCTCTAGATGAAGATTTCTGGGTTGTCTGA